A window of Leptospira brenneri contains these coding sequences:
- a CDS encoding ClpP family protease, which produces MPEEETPEKEITETIQDLISDKNMGKKFLEKRKIFLWGPVTDESSKELTAKLMYLEMVDPGKPITFYINSPGGVVTSGLVVYDTMQMISSPVHTVCMGMAASMGSILLIGGKKGNRYIWPNGRVMIHQPSIGGQIQAPATDLLIHAQDIVKTKEKLNQMLAEACGKTYEQLVEDTDRDYYMDADQALAYGIVDKIVNTIDVV; this is translated from the coding sequence ATGCCAGAAGAAGAAACACCAGAAAAAGAAATTACCGAAACCATCCAAGATCTCATTAGCGACAAAAACATGGGAAAGAAGTTCCTGGAAAAAAGGAAAATCTTTCTCTGGGGTCCTGTCACTGACGAATCCTCCAAAGAACTAACCGCCAAACTCATGTATTTGGAAATGGTGGATCCTGGAAAACCAATCACGTTTTATATCAATAGCCCCGGTGGTGTTGTCACCTCTGGTCTTGTTGTCTACGACACCATGCAAATGATTTCCTCTCCCGTGCATACAGTTTGTATGGGAATGGCAGCTTCTATGGGTTCCATCCTTCTCATTGGAGGAAAAAAGGGAAATCGTTACATTTGGCCTAACGGTCGAGTGATGATCCACCAACCTTCTATTGGAGGACAGATCCAAGCTCCTGCTACGGATTTACTCATCCATGCTCAGGACATTGTCAAAACCAAAGAAAAACTCAATCAAATGTTAGCTGAGGCTTGTGGCAAAACCTACGAACAATTGGTGGAAGACACCGATCGCGATTATTATATGGATGCCGACCAAGCTCTTGCTTACGGGATTGTAGATAAGATCGTAAACACAATTGACGTCGTCTAA
- a CDS encoding YheT family hydrolase codes for MTSSNREFKPRRFLEGRHLQTVYNVLFPPDNSLEDEYYSESILIPTNDGSGDILWLEHNPPLSQVRKKASKWNGYYLLLIHGMEGSSESHYMVSAGKEALNRGYGVVRMNLRNCGRGLGLAKKPYNAGQSEDLEVVLKYIYKHFTRSIFVSGFSLSANMVMKFLGERREHYTKAFSATSPPLDLKRSCDFIDSRAGNFYRDHFLDTMKEKVTSGIYEISDKMKERVLRSKSFFDFDDFFTAPISGYANVLEYYNICSSVKYLGGIKIPGLIVHADDDPVVPSEVWHEIRWNSYPLLQTVLTEKGGHVGFISDPSPDNPEGRWLPRILLDFFDSQIK; via the coding sequence TTGACGTCGTCTAACAGAGAGTTTAAACCTAGAAGATTTTTAGAAGGTAGACATCTACAAACTGTCTACAACGTACTTTTTCCTCCAGACAATTCTTTGGAGGATGAGTATTATTCAGAGAGTATCCTCATTCCTACAAACGATGGGTCTGGGGATATTCTTTGGTTAGAACACAACCCTCCTCTTTCACAAGTCCGAAAAAAAGCATCTAAATGGAATGGATATTACTTACTTCTCATTCACGGGATGGAGGGTAGTTCTGAATCCCATTATATGGTCAGTGCTGGCAAAGAAGCCCTGAATCGTGGTTATGGTGTGGTGCGGATGAATTTGCGAAACTGTGGTCGAGGTCTTGGCCTTGCTAAAAAACCTTATAACGCCGGCCAATCCGAAGACTTAGAAGTTGTACTCAAATATATTTATAAACATTTTACAAGATCCATATTTGTTTCCGGGTTTTCTTTATCCGCAAATATGGTGATGAAATTTTTGGGAGAAAGAAGGGAACATTACACAAAAGCGTTTTCTGCCACCTCCCCTCCTTTGGATTTAAAACGCAGTTGTGACTTTATTGATTCCAGAGCAGGCAATTTCTACAGAGATCATTTTTTGGATACAATGAAGGAAAAGGTAACCTCAGGGATTTATGAAATTTCTGATAAAATGAAAGAAAGAGTGCTCCGTAGTAAGTCATTTTTTGATTTTGATGATTTTTTTACAGCACCAATTTCTGGTTATGCGAATGTTTTAGAATACTATAATATTTGTTCTAGTGTGAAATATCTAGGTGGAATTAAAATCCCGGGACTCATTGTCCATGCAGATGATGATCCAGTGGTTCCTTCGGAAGTTTGGCATGAAATTCGTTGGAATTCCTATCCACTACTCCAGACCGTACTTACGGAAAAAGGTGG